The proteins below are encoded in one region of Aequorivita iocasae:
- a CDS encoding chloride channel protein has translation MPKQKRNLLTRFLIWRIKYISQTQFVYLIAIIVGFLSGVGAVILKNLTHFIQHLLEGNLIQYYHTAFYFVFPILGLTLVYFIIKYVIRKKVSHGIPSTLFAISKKKGFIKRYQMFGSILTAPITVGFGGSVGLEGPTVATGAALSSNLSRVLHLNQANRTLLIGCAAAGAMASIFKAPIAALIFAIEVFSLDLTLASMLPLLLASISGILTSYFFFGNDILLPFKNTDAFYLSDVPFYMILGIAAGFTSVYFTKVYAYIQSVFEKINSPGKRLLVGGVGLGILVYFIPPLYGEGFDVINNLVKGNPEIALQNNIFNLELSSIWVVIALLAGLVFFKIIASALTFGAGGVGGIFAPVLFMGSIMGNVAAKILNNCGLFPNGVSESNFTLVGMTGLMAGVLYAPLTAIFLIAEVTGGYELFIPLMITAAISFSITKYFIPHSVYAMELGRKGDLITHNKDHAVLTLMDIQTVIERDFISINPEMNLGEIVHQAIVKSKRNLFPVLNKETDSLEGIILLDDLRPVMFDQNLYEELKAKELMHHPPDIINMDEDKMTDVMKKFQDTGAWNLPVISNGKYYGFVSKSKLLTAYRRKLIDFSGK, from the coding sequence ATGCCAAAACAAAAACGAAATTTATTAACCCGCTTTCTTATTTGGCGTATTAAATACATCTCGCAAACGCAGTTTGTGTATTTAATAGCGATTATTGTGGGCTTTTTGTCGGGTGTTGGCGCGGTTATCCTTAAAAACCTTACGCACTTTATCCAGCATTTGCTAGAAGGAAACCTGATTCAATATTACCATACCGCTTTTTATTTCGTGTTCCCCATACTTGGGCTCACCCTTGTCTATTTTATCATTAAGTATGTAATACGGAAAAAAGTAAGCCATGGTATTCCTTCCACATTATTTGCAATTTCAAAAAAGAAAGGGTTTATAAAGCGCTACCAAATGTTTGGCAGTATTTTAACGGCCCCCATAACCGTTGGTTTTGGAGGATCTGTGGGTCTTGAAGGCCCCACGGTTGCAACTGGCGCGGCTTTAAGTTCAAATCTCTCTAGGGTACTTCATTTAAACCAAGCCAATAGAACTTTATTGATTGGTTGTGCTGCGGCCGGAGCAATGGCTTCTATTTTTAAGGCGCCCATAGCGGCGTTGATTTTTGCGATTGAGGTATTTAGTTTGGATCTTACACTAGCATCCATGCTTCCACTTTTGTTGGCATCAATTTCTGGGATACTTACTTCTTATTTTTTCTTCGGAAATGATATTTTGCTTCCCTTTAAAAATACCGATGCATTTTATTTGAGCGATGTGCCATTTTATATGATCTTGGGAATTGCGGCGGGGTTTACCTCAGTGTACTTTACGAAAGTATACGCCTATATACAATCGGTTTTTGAAAAAATAAATTCTCCCGGCAAGCGCCTACTTGTTGGGGGTGTGGGTTTGGGAATATTGGTGTATTTCATCCCCCCGCTTTACGGTGAAGGTTTTGATGTAATCAACAACCTAGTAAAAGGAAACCCCGAAATAGCATTACAGAACAATATATTTAACCTAGAACTAAGTAGTATTTGGGTGGTAATTGCCCTATTGGCAGGACTGGTCTTCTTTAAGATTATAGCTAGCGCCCTCACTTTTGGTGCAGGAGGCGTGGGTGGTATTTTCGCTCCAGTACTTTTTATGGGAAGTATTATGGGCAACGTTGCCGCAAAAATCCTGAACAATTGTGGGCTCTTCCCAAATGGAGTTTCTGAAAGCAATTTCACTCTTGTGGGAATGACCGGTTTAATGGCCGGCGTGCTCTACGCCCCCCTTACAGCCATATTCCTTATTGCCGAAGTTACTGGCGGCTATGAACTTTTTATTCCATTGATGATTACCGCTGCTATTTCTTTTTCTATCACTAAATATTTTATTCCACACTCTGTTTATGCTATGGAGCTGGGACGAAAAGGAGATTTAATAACGCACAACAAGGACCATGCGGTACTCACTTTAATGGATATACAAACCGTGATAGAACGGGACTTTATTAGCATAAACCCAGAAATGAACCTGGGTGAAATTGTACATCAGGCTATTGTTAAATCCAAAAGAAATCTTTTCCCGGTACTTAACAAAGAGACGGATTCACTGGAGGGTATTATATTATTGGATGATTTGCGCCCGGTTATGTTTGATCAAAATTTATACGAAGAGTTAAAAGCGAAGGAACTTATGCACCATCCTCCAGATATCATTAATATGGATGAAGATAAAATGACCGATGTCATGAAAAAATTCCAAGACACCGGGGCGTGGAACCTTCCTGTAATAAGCAACGGAAAATACTATGGTTTCGTTTCAAAATCAAAACTCCTTACTGCCTATCGCCGAAAGTTGATTGACTTTTCAGGGAAGTAA
- the aspS gene encoding aspartate--tRNA ligase, which translates to MYRTHNNGQLRAADINKTVTLAGWVHKTRDKGFMVWVDLRDRYGITQLIFDEERTSKEVMEKATKLGREFVIQVTGTVIERESKNPNMPTGDVEILVSELTILNESLTPPFTIEDETDGGEDLRMKYRYLDIRRKPVRENLIFRHKVAIAVRNYLSNEGFVEVETPYLIKSTPEGARDFVVPSRMNEGQFYALPQSPQTFKQLLMVGGLDKYFQIVKCFRDEDLRADRQPEFTQIDCEMAFVEQEDILNAFEGLTKHLLKEINGVEISEFPRMTYDEAMAKYGNDKPDIRFGMEFGELNAVAQHKDFNVFNQAELVVGIAVPGGNNFTRKEIDNLIDWLKRPQIGAMGMVYVRCNEDGTYKSSVDKFYSEEDLAKWAEATGAKSGDLICVLSGAKNKARTQLSALRMHLAEQLGLRKNNEFAPLWVVDFPLLEWDEETERYHAMHHPFTSPKPGQLELLATNPGDVKANAYDLVLNGNEIGGGSIRIHDKKTQALMFDYLGFTPEEAKAQFGFLMDAFQYGAPPHGGIAFGLDRLVAILGGQETIRDFIAFPKNNAGRDVMIDAPAPIDEKQLEELHLKVEIKS; encoded by the coding sequence ATGTACAGAACGCACAACAACGGCCAGCTTCGCGCGGCAGACATAAATAAAACGGTAACTCTGGCAGGCTGGGTACATAAAACCCGTGACAAAGGCTTTATGGTCTGGGTAGACCTTCGGGATCGCTACGGCATTACCCAACTTATTTTTGATGAGGAAAGAACTTCAAAAGAAGTAATGGAAAAAGCCACAAAACTGGGGCGCGAGTTTGTCATACAAGTAACGGGTACCGTAATTGAGCGTGAAAGCAAAAATCCAAACATGCCAACCGGCGATGTTGAGATTTTGGTTTCTGAACTGACTATACTGAATGAATCCCTCACCCCTCCCTTCACCATAGAAGATGAAACCGACGGTGGGGAGGATTTACGGATGAAATACCGTTACCTCGACATCCGCAGAAAACCCGTTCGTGAGAATCTTATTTTCCGCCACAAAGTGGCCATTGCCGTTCGCAATTATTTATCAAATGAAGGTTTCGTTGAAGTAGAAACGCCTTATTTAATAAAATCAACTCCTGAAGGGGCGCGCGATTTTGTAGTGCCTTCCCGTATGAATGAAGGACAGTTTTACGCCCTTCCGCAATCACCCCAAACCTTTAAGCAACTGCTTATGGTGGGCGGTTTGGATAAGTATTTCCAAATAGTAAAATGCTTCCGCGATGAGGATTTGCGTGCAGACCGCCAGCCGGAATTCACACAAATAGACTGCGAAATGGCCTTTGTGGAGCAAGAAGATATCTTAAACGCTTTTGAAGGATTGACCAAACATTTGCTGAAGGAAATTAATGGAGTAGAAATTTCCGAATTTCCAAGAATGACTTACGACGAAGCGATGGCAAAATACGGAAACGACAAACCGGATATTCGTTTCGGGATGGAGTTTGGCGAGTTGAATGCTGTTGCACAGCACAAAGATTTCAACGTTTTCAATCAAGCAGAATTGGTTGTGGGAATAGCAGTTCCCGGCGGAAATAATTTCACAAGAAAAGAAATAGACAATTTAATAGATTGGCTGAAGCGTCCACAAATCGGTGCTATGGGAATGGTTTATGTTCGCTGCAACGAAGACGGAACCTATAAATCTTCCGTAGATAAATTTTATTCTGAAGAAGATTTGGCAAAATGGGCAGAAGCAACCGGGGCAAAATCCGGCGACTTAATCTGCGTGCTTTCAGGCGCAAAAAACAAAGCGAGAACCCAGTTGAGTGCGCTGCGAATGCACTTGGCAGAACAACTTGGATTACGCAAAAACAATGAATTCGCCCCACTTTGGGTTGTGGATTTCCCGCTTTTGGAATGGGATGAGGAAACCGAGCGTTACCACGCCATGCACCACCCCTTTACTTCCCCAAAACCCGGGCAGTTGGAGCTTTTGGCCACCAACCCAGGTGATGTAAAAGCAAATGCCTACGATTTGGTTTTAAATGGAAATGAAATTGGCGGTGGTTCAATAAGAATTCACGATAAAAAAACACAGGCGCTGATGTTTGATTATTTGGGCTTCACACCCGAAGAAGCAAAAGCACAGTTCGGCTTTTTAATGGACGCTTTCCAATATGGCGCTCCTCCACACGGCGGTATTGCTTTTGGGTTGGACAGACTGGTTGCCATTTTGGGCGGACAGGAAACCATCCGCGATTTTATTGCTTTCCCTAAAAACAATGCAGGTCGCGACGTAATGATTGATGCACCTGCGCCAATCGATGAAAAGCAATTGGAAGAACTTCATTTAAAAGTTGAAATAAAATCTTAA
- a CDS encoding efflux RND transporter permease subunit encodes MSKNPYKEFSISSWAIENKMTVYVVMAIILFLGAFAYYSMPREAFPEIIETKIYVSSVNPGNSAEDVEKFITEPLEEEFKDVGGVKEITSTTLQDYSIIIVEFEENVEIPVAKQLVKDKVDQVKSETTWPTLTNGAKVEPNVFDLNFSEEMPILNINLTGDYPVQKLKEYGEYLQDKIELLPQIKEATIRGAEEKEVEIAVDIYKMTASQVSFDNIINAVKGENSTISGGNIITNGVQKNIRITGEIEDPKELENVVVKKDDGIIFLKDIADIKFKEKDPTTYAREYGEPVVMLDVKKRAGKNMIEAVEQIKKIVAEEQENYLPKSLHISLSNDQSIKTENQVNDLVNNIIFGVLLVVIVLMFFLGFRNALFVGFAIPLSMLMSLFILSSLGFTLNTMVLFGLVMGLGMLVDNGIVVVENVYTLMSEGMPPRKAAKQGMGEIAWPIIASTATTLAAFFPLGLWPGMIGKFMIYFPITLSVVLSSSLFVALIINSMLTSEFMKTEEEPLSKKKIFRWSLILLGVGALLLIAGFAMDVAAFRGFGNLAILAALLLWLYKYVLAGAVDYFQYKSLKKLENFYEKTLKYALRGKKAYVFFFGTIALLIMSFILVRVAQPNVLFFPENEPNQIITYIEYPQGTDIEKTNELTKKVEQRVFDAIEKYNDNGYNYMVESAISQVGQGAGNPQTDGGQSNEMPQKGKITLSMRDFQLRRGVKSSKVLEEVRESVKGFPGASIIVEKDAAGPPVGYPINMELSGEDYEEMLREAEALRSYIEGLGISGIEELKIDVNKSKPEMDVTVDREKAGQLGISTGQIGQTLRRAIFGEEASTYKEGDDDYEINVRLSEKSRYDESALFNQPITFRNNQGKIVQVPISAMVSKNNTASFSSIKRKDLKRTITVYSNVLGGYNATEIVNDLKVELQNYELPKDINLAFTGEQEEQADNMGFLLLALFYAMGGIMLILVAQFNSISKPIIILTAIVLSLAGVFIGLVVFQMDFVIIMTMMGIISLAGIVVNNAIVLIDYTQILIDRKMQELEMDDDDMLTKRQYFDLIVAGGKSRLRPVLLTAITTVLGLVPLAIGLNIDFFGFFTDYSPNIYIGGDNVIFWGPLAWTVIFGLIFATFLTLIVVPVMFYLVNRAKIKFRKKRRMKELKKQKAKELLISENQ; translated from the coding sequence ATGAGCAAGAACCCGTATAAAGAATTTAGTATTTCGTCTTGGGCCATTGAAAATAAAATGACGGTCTATGTAGTAATGGCCATCATTTTGTTTTTGGGTGCTTTTGCATACTATAGTATGCCCCGTGAGGCTTTCCCCGAAATTATTGAAACTAAAATTTATGTAAGTTCCGTAAACCCCGGTAACTCTGCAGAAGATGTGGAAAAATTCATCACCGAACCTTTGGAGGAGGAATTTAAAGACGTGGGAGGCGTAAAGGAAATTACTTCTACCACACTTCAGGATTATTCCATCATCATTGTTGAATTTGAGGAAAATGTAGAAATTCCTGTAGCCAAACAATTAGTAAAGGACAAAGTAGATCAAGTAAAGTCTGAAACCACTTGGCCCACGCTCACAAATGGGGCCAAGGTGGAACCCAATGTTTTTGATCTTAATTTTTCTGAAGAAATGCCCATCCTCAATATCAACTTAACGGGCGATTATCCCGTCCAGAAGTTGAAGGAATACGGCGAATATCTTCAGGATAAAATAGAACTGCTTCCGCAAATAAAGGAAGCAACCATTCGCGGAGCCGAGGAAAAAGAAGTTGAAATAGCGGTTGACATTTATAAAATGACCGCTTCACAGGTAAGTTTCGATAATATAATTAATGCAGTAAAAGGTGAGAACAGTACCATTTCCGGTGGAAATATTATCACAAATGGTGTCCAGAAAAACATTCGTATTACTGGTGAGATTGAAGACCCTAAAGAACTTGAAAATGTAGTAGTAAAAAAGGACGATGGTATTATCTTCTTAAAAGACATTGCCGATATAAAATTTAAGGAAAAAGACCCAACAACCTATGCCCGCGAATACGGCGAACCTGTGGTGATGCTCGATGTAAAAAAACGTGCTGGTAAAAATATGATCGAAGCAGTTGAGCAGATTAAAAAAATAGTTGCCGAGGAACAGGAAAACTACTTGCCAAAAAGTCTTCACATAAGCCTCTCCAACGACCAATCCATCAAGACCGAAAACCAAGTGAACGATTTGGTAAACAATATCATTTTCGGGGTTTTGTTGGTGGTAATCGTATTGATGTTTTTCCTTGGTTTTAGAAACGCACTTTTTGTAGGTTTCGCCATTCCGCTGTCCATGTTAATGTCCCTGTTTATCCTTTCATCACTTGGCTTTACATTAAATACTATGGTGCTTTTCGGCCTCGTTATGGGACTGGGGATGCTCGTGGACAATGGTATCGTGGTAGTTGAGAACGTATATACTTTAATGAGTGAGGGAATGCCGCCCCGAAAAGCTGCAAAACAGGGGATGGGCGAGATTGCCTGGCCCATTATTGCCTCTACGGCAACCACACTTGCGGCATTTTTCCCGCTTGGCCTATGGCCGGGAATGATTGGTAAGTTTATGATTTATTTCCCTATAACGCTTTCGGTGGTACTCTCATCATCACTATTTGTGGCCTTGATAATAAACTCAATGCTTACTTCAGAATTTATGAAAACTGAAGAAGAACCCCTTTCAAAGAAGAAAATTTTTCGCTGGAGTCTTATTTTATTAGGTGTTGGCGCCCTACTCCTTATTGCTGGTTTTGCAATGGATGTAGCCGCTTTCCGAGGTTTCGGAAATTTGGCAATACTGGCTGCGCTTTTACTTTGGCTGTATAAATATGTATTGGCAGGTGCAGTAGATTATTTTCAGTATAAATCGTTAAAGAAATTAGAGAATTTTTACGAAAAGACCTTAAAATATGCCTTGCGCGGAAAAAAGGCCTACGTATTTTTCTTCGGAACGATTGCGCTTTTAATTATGTCGTTTATTTTGGTAAGAGTTGCGCAACCCAACGTGCTTTTCTTCCCAGAGAATGAGCCAAACCAAATTATTACCTACATAGAATATCCGCAAGGCACCGACATTGAAAAAACCAATGAGCTTACAAAAAAAGTAGAGCAACGCGTGTTTGATGCCATTGAAAAATACAATGACAACGGCTATAATTATATGGTAGAATCTGCCATTTCGCAGGTGGGGCAAGGAGCAGGAAATCCTCAGACAGATGGGGGCCAGAGCAACGAGATGCCACAAAAAGGAAAAATAACCCTTTCCATGCGCGACTTCCAATTGCGTCGCGGCGTTAAGAGTAGTAAGGTTTTGGAAGAAGTGCGCGAATCGGTAAAAGGATTTCCAGGAGCTTCCATTATTGTTGAAAAAGATGCCGCCGGCCCACCAGTAGGATATCCAATCAACATGGAGTTGAGTGGTGAGGATTATGAGGAAATGCTACGCGAGGCAGAAGCGCTACGTTCCTATATTGAAGGTTTAGGCATTAGCGGTATTGAGGAATTGAAAATAGACGTTAACAAAAGTAAACCCGAAATGGACGTGACCGTGGATCGTGAAAAGGCGGGCCAATTGGGAATCTCTACAGGACAGATTGGGCAAACCTTGCGCCGTGCTATTTTTGGAGAGGAAGCTTCCACCTATAAAGAAGGCGATGACGATTATGAAATAAACGTCCGTCTTTCCGAAAAATCCCGTTATGACGAAAGCGCCTTGTTCAACCAGCCCATTACTTTCCGTAATAACCAAGGAAAAATTGTGCAGGTGCCTATTTCGGCTATGGTCTCAAAAAATAACACCGCTTCCTTTAGTTCTATTAAAAGGAAAGATTTAAAGCGGACCATAACCGTATATTCCAACGTGCTTGGAGGGTATAACGCAACAGAAATTGTAAACGACCTAAAGGTTGAACTGCAAAACTACGAGCTGCCAAAAGACATTAACCTGGCCTTTACGGGCGAGCAAGAAGAACAAGCAGACAATATGGGCTTCCTGCTCTTGGCGCTGTTTTATGCTATGGGCGGTATTATGCTCATTCTTGTAGCCCAGTTTAACTCCATAAGCAAGCCTATCATTATTTTGACCGCCATTGTATTAAGTTTGGCGGGCGTGTTTATTGGTCTGGTGGTTTTCCAGATGGATTTCGTAATTATTATGACCATGATGGGTATTATATCGCTGGCGGGAATTGTGGTTAACAACGCCATTGTATTGATAGACTACACCCAGATTCTTATAGACCGAAAGATGCAAGAACTGGAAATGGACGATGACGATATGCTTACCAAGCGCCAGTATTTTGACTTGATCGTGGCAGGGGGAAAATCACGTTTGCGTCCCGTATTGCTTACCGCAATTACCACTGTGCTTGGGCTTGTTCCGTTAGCCATTGGTCTTAACATAGATTTCTTTGGCTTTTTTACAGATTACAGCCCAAATATCTACATAGGTGGTGATAACGTAATATTCTGGGGACCTCTGGCGTGGACGGTAATCTTCGGATTGATATTCGCAACTTTCTTGACTCTGATTGTGGTACCGGTAATGTTCTATTTGGTAAACCGTGCCAAAATTAAATTCAGAAAAAAACGTAGGATGAAGGAGCTGAAAAAACAGAAGGCGAAAGAACTATTGATAAGCGAGAATCAATAG
- a CDS encoding efflux RND transporter periplasmic adaptor subunit has protein sequence MKKAILFLITLITLVSCGGDNQSVDAVIDSGDMTAIKAKRAEMNKQQRELKAEIDKLNQYIDTHEKKERPALVTAEVIKDTLFKHYVEVQGNVETDQNVVLNAEYSGVLTNVYVKEGQRVSKGQRLAKIDDGGLSSQVAQQEAQMALAQTTFERQQRLWEQKIGSEIQFLQAKTNYESAKNVTQQLRSQLSKTVITAPFSGVVDEIISDPGQVVVPGQTPIIRLVNLSNMYVKASIPETYLTNIKKGTQVKVNLASINEEFTGTVRQVSNYINPNNRSFDIQIEIPNKDGLVKPNLIATVKVNDYSAENVITVPENILQENAAGETIAYLYQPVNDSVGVAKRVLLETGLSYENHTEVKSGLKKGDTIIKEGAKTLRDGQKVTIKN, from the coding sequence ATGAAAAAAGCAATCCTATTCCTCATAACCCTAATTACCTTGGTTTCCTGCGGGGGCGACAACCAATCTGTCGATGCCGTAATTGATTCTGGCGATATGACTGCCATAAAAGCGAAACGCGCAGAAATGAACAAACAACAACGCGAATTAAAAGCCGAAATCGACAAGCTCAATCAATATATTGATACACATGAAAAAAAGGAGCGCCCAGCATTGGTAACCGCAGAGGTTATAAAAGACACACTATTTAAACATTACGTAGAAGTACAGGGAAATGTAGAAACCGACCAAAATGTTGTGCTGAATGCCGAATACTCAGGTGTGCTAACCAATGTTTATGTAAAGGAAGGCCAACGCGTCTCCAAAGGACAACGCCTTGCAAAAATTGACGATGGCGGCCTTTCAAGCCAGGTGGCGCAACAAGAAGCCCAAATGGCTTTGGCACAAACCACTTTCGAACGCCAACAAAGACTTTGGGAACAAAAAATAGGTTCTGAAATTCAGTTTTTACAAGCCAAAACAAATTATGAATCAGCTAAAAACGTTACCCAGCAATTGCGATCGCAATTATCAAAAACCGTTATTACCGCTCCATTTAGCGGTGTGGTGGATGAGATTATTTCAGACCCAGGACAAGTAGTTGTTCCGGGGCAAACACCTATCATCCGTTTGGTGAATTTAAGTAATATGTACGTAAAGGCCTCCATCCCTGAAACTTATCTTACAAACATCAAAAAAGGGACACAGGTAAAGGTAAACCTAGCTTCCATCAATGAGGAATTCACCGGAACGGTGCGCCAAGTGAGCAACTATATTAATCCAAATAACCGAAGTTTTGATATCCAAATAGAAATTCCTAATAAAGATGGCTTGGTGAAACCTAATTTAATTGCAACAGTAAAAGTGAATGATTACAGCGCAGAAAATGTAATTACCGTTCCTGAAAATATTTTGCAGGAAAATGCGGCAGGCGAAACAATCGCTTACCTCTACCAACCAGTTAACGATTCTGTGGGAGTTGCCAAACGTGTGCTTCTTGAAACTGGACTATCCTATGAAAACCACACCGAAGTAAAATCGGGTCTTAAAAAAGGGGACACCATTATTAAGGAAGGTGCGAAAACGCTTCGCGACGGCCAAAAAGTAACAATCAAAAACTAA
- a CDS encoding TolC family protein, producing the protein MTKKLLIFSLLLSVTLGFSQQQKEYSFSLQEAVTFALDSNYTSINARRDIAKAIKQKWETTASGLPQVDTKVSYNNNLKQPVTLLPAEITGGEPGTFVPVTFGTKQNANAVATLNQLIFDGSYLVGLKAAKSFLRYSENINEKTRLEVRKGVINAYGSVLLAQELVDIFEKNKTNLEDNLNETRKIFENGLAEEESVEQLELTLLDIETQLNNARRSQAIAKQMFNLALGIAVEAPVTLTDDLDELANQNISLALLDASLNIEDNVDYKIAQNLIEQRYFENRLEKSKFLPSLSAFVNYGTSANSDDFTFFNGDQRWFQSSVLGVSLNIPIFSSGMRSAANQRTKIALDQAKTEFEQTQQQIKLDLTTAQSNYQFAIENYENSKKNLALSERIENKNQIKFMEGLSTSFDLRQAQTQLYTAQQQYFQAMVEVINEKANLETVLNIPQLRITSEEIKGKY; encoded by the coding sequence ATGACTAAAAAACTTTTAATTTTCAGTTTATTACTGTCTGTAACCTTAGGTTTTTCGCAACAACAAAAGGAATACAGTTTTAGCCTACAAGAAGCCGTTACCTTTGCGCTGGATAGCAATTACACGTCCATTAACGCACGCCGTGATATTGCGAAGGCCATCAAACAAAAGTGGGAAACCACCGCAAGCGGATTGCCGCAAGTTGATACAAAAGTATCTTATAACAACAATCTAAAACAGCCTGTTACGCTTTTACCGGCGGAAATTACCGGAGGTGAACCAGGTACTTTCGTTCCGGTAACCTTTGGAACCAAACAAAACGCAAACGCTGTAGCCACATTGAACCAACTCATTTTTGACGGAAGTTACCTGGTAGGGCTTAAAGCTGCCAAATCTTTTTTGAGATATTCCGAGAACATCAATGAAAAAACGAGATTGGAAGTTCGCAAAGGAGTTATAAATGCCTACGGAAGTGTTTTACTGGCGCAGGAACTCGTGGATATTTTTGAAAAGAATAAAACCAATCTTGAGGACAACCTCAATGAAACCCGTAAAATCTTTGAGAATGGGCTGGCAGAGGAAGAAAGCGTTGAGCAATTGGAATTAACCCTTTTGGATATAGAAACACAACTAAACAACGCTCGAAGAAGTCAGGCTATTGCCAAACAAATGTTCAACCTAGCCTTGGGAATAGCTGTGGAAGCACCCGTAACCTTAACAGATGACCTTGATGAGCTTGCTAACCAAAACATAAGTCTGGCGCTTTTGGATGCTTCCCTAAATATAGAAGATAACGTAGATTATAAAATTGCTCAAAACCTAATTGAACAACGTTACTTCGAAAACCGTTTGGAAAAAAGCAAGTTTTTGCCCAGTCTATCTGCTTTTGTTAATTACGGAACTTCGGCAAACAGTGATGATTTTACATTTTTCAACGGTGACCAAAGGTGGTTTCAGTCTTCGGTGCTGGGTGTAAGCCTTAACATTCCCATATTCAGCAGCGGGATGCGAAGTGCCGCCAACCAGCGAACCAAAATAGCACTGGATCAAGCAAAGACGGAATTTGAACAGACACAGCAACAGATAAAATTAGACCTGACTACGGCGCAAAGCAATTATCAATTTGCCATAGAAAATTATGAAAATTCAAAGAAAAACCTTGCGTTGTCTGAACGTATTGAAAACAAAAACCAGATAAAGTTTATGGAAGGACTATCTACCAGTTTTGATCTTCGGCAGGCACAAACGCAGTTATATACTGCCCAACAACAATATTTTCAAGCGATGGTGGAAGTCATTAACGAAAAAGCAAACCTTGAAACTGTTTTGAATATTCCGCAACTGCGAATCACTTCAGAAGAAATTAAGGGAAAATATTAA
- a CDS encoding TetR/AcrR family transcriptional regulator: METIFVLKVSRHIFALAMKDKIIQKSTDLFLKLGFKSVTMDDIANEMAISKKTIYTHFKNKTALVKECTCNVLHNITTGIDEICSLEQNPIEELFEIKKFVMGTIEAEQSSPQYQLQKYYPEIFEGIKESHFEKMMECTRKNLRRGIEQGLYRSNLNIDFIARLYFLGIHGIKDQNLFPIEKFSTQFLTEEYLEYHIRGIVTPEGFLTLKKFIKEHQTND, from the coding sequence TTGGAAACTATTTTTGTTTTAAAAGTTTCCCGACATATCTTTGCGCTCGCTATGAAAGATAAAATAATTCAAAAATCGACAGATTTATTCCTTAAGCTTGGCTTTAAGAGTGTAACTATGGACGATATTGCCAATGAAATGGCCATTTCGAAAAAAACCATTTATACGCACTTTAAGAACAAGACAGCTCTTGTCAAGGAATGTACGTGTAATGTTCTGCATAATATTACAACAGGTATTGACGAGATTTGTTCTCTGGAACAAAACCCCATTGAAGAACTTTTCGAAATTAAAAAATTTGTAATGGGAACTATTGAAGCAGAACAGTCATCACCGCAATATCAGCTTCAAAAATACTATCCCGAAATTTTTGAGGGCATAAAGGAAAGCCATTTTGAAAAAATGATGGAGTGTACCCGAAAAAATCTTCGCAGGGGCATTGAGCAAGGCTTATACCGAAGCAACCTGAACATAGATTTTATCGCAAGGCTTTATTTTTTGGGCATCCACGGAATAAAAGACCAAAACCTGTTCCCGATTGAAAAATTTTCAACCCAATTCCTAACCGAGGAATATCTTGAATATCATATTCGTGGAATTGTAACCCCGGAAGGTTTTCTAACACTAAAAAAATTCATCAAAGAGCACCAAACCAATGACTAA